In the Devosia sp. SL43 genome, one interval contains:
- a CDS encoding lipid II:glycine glycyltransferase FemX, with amino-acid sequence MSVIADRLIQTGSEPQQKLRAAVSATPMLETRIVSGEEWDRTIAGFDEVCQEQLYAFAITRWPSVKQEPMLFLLDGKVVGGSLMMVQPLPLRLGYIAVSKWAPMLADNTCPEADAIHAGMVEALIAEYADRRGQMLSILPRASTGPVNREYERLETRGFKRGSELLFPSRYIVNLRLDDASQRKSFSQNWRRQLNKADKAGLTFERAGPERIGEFETLYAAMTDRKQFSDHSAYETVHALMAMEEPLRPELFFVRQGDELVYGALIFKAGDRAVYLYGASNEQALPLRAGYFMHWQIIRWLRDNTRATWYDLGGTDGFQGLHQFKKGMVGEAGVIRPVPPVANYASKPLAYLLGAGAFAARDVVYHLRRVIDGWRNPKTKGDQVRTNTDEASE; translated from the coding sequence ATGTCCGTGATCGCCGATCGCCTGATCCAAACCGGCAGCGAGCCGCAACAGAAGCTGCGCGCTGCCGTTTCCGCCACGCCGATGCTTGAGACGCGCATTGTCAGCGGCGAGGAATGGGATCGCACGATCGCCGGTTTTGACGAAGTCTGCCAGGAACAGCTCTACGCCTTTGCCATCACCCGCTGGCCGTCGGTGAAGCAGGAGCCGATGCTGTTCCTGCTCGACGGCAAGGTGGTCGGCGGGTCGCTGATGATGGTGCAGCCTTTGCCGCTGCGCCTTGGCTATATTGCGGTGTCCAAGTGGGCACCGATGCTGGCGGACAATACCTGCCCCGAGGCCGACGCCATCCATGCCGGCATGGTCGAAGCGCTAATCGCGGAATATGCCGACCGACGCGGGCAGATGCTGTCCATCCTGCCGCGCGCTTCCACCGGACCGGTCAACCGGGAATATGAGCGGCTGGAGACCCGCGGCTTCAAGCGTGGCAGCGAGCTGCTGTTCCCCAGCCGCTACATCGTCAATTTGCGGCTCGACGATGCCAGCCAGCGCAAGAGCTTTTCGCAGAACTGGCGCCGACAGCTCAATAAGGCGGACAAGGCCGGTCTGACGTTCGAGCGTGCCGGGCCGGAGCGCATCGGCGAGTTCGAAACGCTCTATGCGGCGATGACGGACCGCAAACAGTTTTCGGACCATTCGGCCTACGAGACGGTTCATGCCTTGATGGCGATGGAAGAGCCCCTGCGGCCGGAACTGTTCTTCGTCCGGCAGGGCGACGAACTGGTCTATGGGGCGCTGATCTTCAAGGCCGGTGATCGAGCAGTCTACCTCTATGGCGCCAGCAACGAGCAGGCGCTGCCTTTGCGCGCTGGCTATTTCATGCACTGGCAGATCATCCGCTGGCTGCGCGATAACACCCGCGCCACCTGGTACGATCTTGGTGGTACCGATGGGTTCCAGGGCCTGCACCAGTTCAAGAAAGGCATGGTCGGCGAGGCGGGCGTGATCCGGCCGGTGCCGCCGGTGGCCAATTATGCGAGCAAGCCGCTGGCCTATCTGCTGGGCGCGGGGGCCTTTGCGGCGCGCGACGTGGTCTATCACCTGCGCCGGGTCATCGATGGCTGGCGCAATCCCAAGACCAAGGGCGACCAGGTGAGGACCAATACCGACGAGGCCTCCGAATGA
- a CDS encoding YjbE family putative metal transport protein (Members of this highly hydrophobic protein family,regularly are found preceded by the yybP-ykoY manganese riboswitch (see RF00080). A metal cation transport function is proposed.) → MFGIDPSFLSSLVQVILIDLVLAGDNAVVIGLAAAGLATDVRRKAILIGILAATLLRIFFALITTQLLALGGGLLIAGGVLLLYVCWKMYRELTTSHSDEHEAQEALENSDTNADGTIAGKAPRKTLRQAVIQIIIADVSMSLDNVLAVAGAAAHHFEALVIGLALSVVMMGVAATFIAGLLHKHRWIAWVGLVIILLVAVRMSLEGLGAFIAIPEIPLLYTPHAVAEAAAVAH, encoded by the coding sequence ATGTTCGGTATCGATCCGAGTTTTCTCAGCTCGCTTGTTCAGGTCATCCTGATCGACCTGGTCCTGGCCGGCGATAATGCCGTCGTCATCGGTCTGGCCGCAGCGGGCCTGGCCACGGACGTGCGGCGCAAGGCCATTCTGATCGGCATTCTAGCGGCGACACTACTGCGCATCTTCTTCGCGCTGATTACCACGCAGCTACTAGCGCTTGGCGGCGGGCTGCTGATCGCGGGTGGCGTGCTGCTGCTCTATGTCTGCTGGAAGATGTATCGCGAGCTGACCACGTCGCATAGCGACGAGCACGAAGCGCAGGAAGCGCTTGAGAATTCCGACACTAATGCCGATGGCACGATCGCCGGCAAGGCGCCGCGCAAGACGCTGCGCCAGGCCGTTATCCAGATCATCATCGCCGATGTCTCGATGTCTTTGGACAACGTGCTGGCCGTGGCCGGCGCCGCAGCCCATCACTTCGAGGCCCTGGTCATCGGTCTGGCCTTGTCGGTCGTGATGATGGGCGTTGCAGCGACCTTTATCGCTGGGTTGCTGCACAAGCATCGCTGGATCGCGTGGGTGGGCCTGGTCATTATCCTGCTGGTGGCTGTCCGCATGTCGCTTGAAGGTCTAGGCGCCTTCATCGCGATCCCGGAAATCCCGCTGCTCTATACGCCGCATGCTGTGGCCGAGGCTGCTGCCGTTGCGCATTAG
- the acs gene encoding acetate--CoA ligase, translating into MSEQLVFQPSAAAIARTHVTKTQYDEMYARSVSDPDSFWAEQAKRLDWVKFPTKIKNTTFQYPDVSIKWFEDGILNVSYNCIDRHLAEHGDDVALIWEPDDPNAPAEHITYRTLHEKVCRCANVLKSLGVRKGDRVTIYLPMIPQAAYAMLACARIGAVHSVVFGGFSPDALAGRINDCDSSLVITADEGRRGGKTVPLKKNVDKALEDCPGVSKVLVVHNTGADVAMKGSRDVWWHEAAAGVEPFNDPEPMNAEDPLFILYTSGSTGKPKGVLHTTGGYILYTSLTHELSFDYKRGEIFWCTADVGWVTGHSYIVYGPLANGATSLMFEGIPSYPDASRFWQVVEKHKVKIFHTAPTAIRALMGAGPQYVEKHDMPSLRLLGTVGEPINPEAWLWYYNKVGKGRCEIVDAWWQTETGGHMIAPFPGAIATKPGSATKPFFGVQPVMLSPEGKLQEQTKAEGVLAIKDSWPAQARTIWGDHGRFVSTYFETYKGYYFTGDGARRDDDGYYWITGRVDDVLNVSGHRLGTAEVESALVAHPKVSEAAVVGYPHDIKGQGIYCYVTLMAGETSSDELRIELKNWVRKEIGPIATPDLIQWAPGLPKTRSGKIMRRILRKVAENDFGSLGDTSTLADPAVVNDLIENRQNR; encoded by the coding sequence ATGAGCGAGCAGCTCGTATTCCAGCCAAGTGCGGCTGCGATCGCACGCACCCACGTCACCAAGACCCAATATGACGAGATGTATGCCCGTTCGGTCAGTGATCCGGATAGCTTCTGGGCCGAGCAGGCCAAGCGTCTCGACTGGGTGAAATTCCCGACCAAGATCAAGAACACCACGTTCCAATATCCGGACGTGTCGATCAAGTGGTTCGAGGACGGCATTCTCAACGTGTCGTACAACTGCATTGACCGGCACCTGGCTGAGCATGGCGACGACGTTGCGCTGATCTGGGAACCGGATGATCCGAATGCGCCCGCCGAGCACATCACCTATCGCACGCTGCACGAAAAGGTCTGCCGCTGCGCCAACGTTTTGAAATCGCTTGGCGTCCGCAAGGGCGACCGCGTCACCATCTACCTGCCGATGATTCCGCAGGCGGCCTATGCCATGCTGGCCTGCGCCCGGATCGGCGCGGTGCATTCGGTGGTGTTCGGCGGGTTCTCGCCCGATGCGCTGGCTGGCCGCATCAATGATTGCGATTCCTCCCTCGTCATCACGGCCGATGAAGGCCGCCGCGGCGGCAAGACTGTGCCGCTCAAGAAGAATGTCGACAAGGCGCTGGAGGATTGTCCCGGCGTGTCCAAGGTGCTGGTCGTGCACAATACCGGTGCGGATGTCGCCATGAAGGGCAGCCGCGACGTGTGGTGGCATGAGGCTGCCGCAGGCGTCGAGCCGTTCAACGATCCCGAGCCGATGAACGCGGAAGACCCGCTGTTTATTCTCTACACCTCCGGCTCCACCGGCAAGCCCAAGGGCGTGCTGCACACTACGGGCGGCTACATCCTCTATACTTCGCTCACCCACGAGCTGAGCTTTGACTACAAGCGCGGCGAGATATTCTGGTGCACGGCCGACGTCGGCTGGGTCACCGGGCACAGCTACATCGTCTATGGCCCATTGGCCAATGGCGCGACCAGCCTGATGTTCGAGGGCATTCCCAGCTATCCCGACGCCAGCCGCTTCTGGCAGGTGGTGGAAAAGCACAAGGTCAAAATTTTCCACACGGCGCCGACCGCCATCCGCGCCCTGATGGGAGCGGGTCCGCAATATGTCGAAAAACACGACATGCCGAGCCTTCGCCTGCTCGGCACGGTGGGTGAACCGATCAATCCCGAAGCCTGGCTCTGGTACTACAACAAGGTTGGCAAGGGGCGCTGCGAGATCGTCGATGCCTGGTGGCAGACCGAAACCGGCGGCCACATGATCGCACCGTTTCCCGGCGCCATTGCGACCAAGCCGGGTTCGGCGACCAAGCCGTTCTTCGGTGTGCAGCCGGTCATGCTGTCGCCCGAAGGCAAGTTGCAGGAGCAGACCAAGGCGGAAGGCGTCCTTGCCATCAAGGATAGCTGGCCGGCACAGGCCCGCACGATCTGGGGCGATCATGGCCGGTTCGTCTCGACCTATTTCGAGACCTACAAGGGCTATTATTTTACCGGTGACGGCGCCCGCCGAGACGACGACGGCTACTACTGGATCACTGGCCGTGTCGACGACGTGCTCAACGTCTCGGGCCACCGGCTCGGCACCGCCGAAGTCGAAAGCGCGCTGGTGGCTCATCCCAAGGTCAGTGAAGCAGCGGTGGTCGGCTACCCGCACGACATCAAGGGGCAGGGCATCTATTGCTACGTCACCCTGATGGCCGGCGAGACCAGCAGCGACGAACTGCGCATCGAGCTCAAGAACTGGGTGCGCAAGGAAATTGGACCGATTGCCACGCCGGACCTCATTCAGTGGGCCCCCGGCCTGCCCAAGACCCGCTCCGGCAAGATCATGCGCCGCATCCTGCGCAAGGTGGCCGAAAACGACTTCGGATCACTGGGCGATACATCGACGCTGGCTGATCCAGCTGTGGTCAACGACCTGATCGAGAATCGGCAGAACCGGTAG
- a CDS encoding dioxygenase family protein, with amino-acid sequence MSHDHDEHHEHDLGFAHDLTRMVDRRRLLAIMGGIGLVSLSGLPAASLECVALPWETNGPYPADGTNTKDGQVVNALTEEGVIREDLRGSFGSLTPTADGAQLDMELTLLDADGCTPLPGYAIYVWHCDATGLYSLYDTPEANYLRGVGVADADGKVKFTTIVPGCYDGRWPHIHFEIFENAAAAVSGEASVLTAQIAMPEAESAALYAADSRYSNGTRNLGRITIASDNVFGDNTEAEIAQQLMTVTGDPQSGYKGTLSIPVDLTAERTTMAPPTGGPGGPGGAPPALPSN; translated from the coding sequence ATGTCCCACGATCACGATGAACATCACGAACACGACCTCGGATTCGCACATGACCTGACGCGAATGGTGGATCGACGACGGCTGCTTGCCATTATGGGCGGCATCGGCCTGGTATCGCTGTCGGGCCTGCCCGCTGCGTCGCTGGAATGCGTTGCCTTGCCTTGGGAAACCAATGGACCCTATCCGGCCGATGGCACCAATACCAAGGACGGACAGGTGGTCAACGCGCTGACCGAGGAAGGCGTCATTCGCGAAGACCTGCGCGGCTCGTTCGGTTCTCTGACGCCCACGGCCGACGGCGCTCAACTCGATATGGAACTGACATTGCTCGATGCCGACGGTTGTACGCCGCTGCCAGGCTATGCCATCTATGTCTGGCATTGCGACGCCACCGGACTCTATTCGCTCTATGACACCCCTGAAGCCAACTACTTGCGCGGTGTGGGCGTGGCGGATGCTGATGGCAAGGTGAAGTTCACGACCATCGTCCCCGGCTGCTACGATGGGCGCTGGCCGCATATCCATTTCGAGATATTCGAGAATGCGGCCGCAGCGGTGAGCGGGGAGGCATCGGTTCTGACGGCTCAGATCGCCATGCCCGAGGCAGAAAGCGCGGCCCTCTATGCCGCCGACAGCCGCTATTCCAACGGCACCCGGAATCTGGGCCGCATCACCATCGCCAGCGACAATGTGTTCGGTGACAATACCGAGGCGGAAATCGCCCAACAGCTGATGACTGTCACCGGAGACCCGCAGAGCGGCTACAAGGGCACGCTCAGCATTCCGGTCGATCTCACCGCAGAACGGACGACGATGGCGCCTCCGACGGGCGGCCCCGGTGGTCCGGGCGGCGCGCCGCCAGCTCTGCCCAGCAACTGA
- a CDS encoding lipopolysaccharide biosynthesis protein — MSLYRRLASQSTVIFGARLGGAGLIFLVQALIARMWGPELLGEYLIVIATVNLIAVVMPLGFHTVGTYFAAEYRARGERQQFRVFITRAYGHVFGALLLLLLGGRTVLNLLGQGESVVAEHFVPVALLAFGTALVYVNGAVLVGLKRPFAGFFADTMFRPMIVMGAFLATMGFGTPVEGFSYMLWTIAFGYVGVALTHFCFVITSLDRIPDTAPVRAEEPRRWWRFALPWVLISLATDFFFDIDLLLLSHTLSREELAIFGVCTRLFSLISFGVAAVYAVTMPDMFESEAKADREAFKRKIGDANLVASVISVVLFGGVAVLAPFALMLFGPSFSAGAAPLAVLCLALVIRSVMGPASLVLSIHDRPYASLPFVALGIGSLIACNWLLVPSMGLMGAALAAIIAITVWSVGLWWVALRTAKMDVSLLQWFRNRRVAPVPAE, encoded by the coding sequence ATGAGTCTCTACCGGCGTCTCGCCTCCCAATCGACCGTCATCTTCGGCGCCCGTCTCGGTGGAGCGGGCCTGATTTTCCTGGTGCAGGCGCTGATCGCCCGCATGTGGGGGCCCGAGCTGCTGGGCGAGTATCTTATCGTTATCGCTACGGTGAATCTGATCGCAGTGGTGATGCCGCTCGGCTTTCACACCGTGGGCACCTACTTTGCCGCCGAATACCGGGCAAGGGGCGAGCGCCAACAATTCCGCGTCTTCATCACGCGCGCCTATGGCCATGTGTTCGGCGCGCTGCTGCTCCTGCTGTTGGGCGGTCGCACCGTGCTCAATCTGCTGGGGCAGGGGGAGAGCGTCGTCGCCGAGCATTTCGTACCGGTGGCGCTGCTCGCCTTCGGCACGGCGCTGGTTTATGTCAACGGCGCCGTCCTGGTTGGCCTCAAGCGGCCGTTTGCCGGCTTTTTTGCCGATACCATGTTCCGCCCGATGATCGTCATGGGCGCCTTCCTCGCCACCATGGGCTTCGGGACGCCCGTGGAAGGCTTCTCCTACATGCTGTGGACGATCGCCTTCGGATATGTCGGGGTGGCGCTGACGCATTTCTGCTTCGTCATCACCTCGCTCGATCGTATCCCCGACACGGCGCCAGTCCGCGCAGAGGAGCCGCGTCGCTGGTGGCGTTTCGCCCTGCCATGGGTGCTGATCTCGCTGGCCACCGATTTCTTCTTCGATATCGACCTGCTGCTGCTCAGTCATACGCTGAGCCGGGAAGAGCTGGCGATCTTTGGCGTTTGCACGCGCCTGTTCTCGCTCATCTCGTTCGGCGTCGCCGCCGTCTATGCCGTCACCATGCCCGACATGTTCGAGAGCGAGGCCAAGGCCGATCGCGAGGCGTTCAAGCGCAAGATTGGTGACGCCAACTTGGTTGCCAGCGTGATTTCGGTGGTCCTGTTCGGCGGTGTGGCTGTGCTGGCGCCATTCGCGCTGATGCTGTTCGGCCCCAGCTTCTCCGCCGGCGCGGCGCCGCTGGCCGTGCTCTGCCTGGCGCTGGTCATCCGCTCGGTGATGGGGCCGGCCTCGCTGGTCCTGTCGATCCATGATCGGCCCTATGCAAGCCTGCCCTTTGTTGCCCTGGGCATAGGCTCGCTAATCGCCTGCAACTGGCTGCTGGTGCCATCGATGGGCCTGATGGGCGCAGCGCTGGCGGCCATCATCGCCATCACGGTGTGGTCGGTCGGGTTGTGGTGGGTCGCCCTGCGCACCGCCAAGATGGACGTATCGCTGCTGCAGTGGTTCCGCAATCGGCGCGTAGCCCCGGTACCGGCGGAGTAG
- a CDS encoding GNAT family N-acetyltransferase yields MSDAVLESAAPTDQPAERSPLYRPATYADIGLVYGRLQEAIATSPFYSEEFKAYEAARLTKDYLASLIDADPHHVMVFMLKGEVSGFMISGPELGTLWLYWSYVFPEKRRSALGITGMRAFINHWDNGRFHKIATYTKSGNDPAAAIMLRMGYKHVATLEKHIFGEDYLLYERPLNKVEPGYDRGTQGGLRHKLVRKLKLAFVK; encoded by the coding sequence ATGAGCGATGCCGTCCTCGAATCTGCCGCCCCTACCGACCAACCAGCAGAGCGCTCGCCGCTCTACCGGCCGGCGACCTACGCCGATATCGGCCTGGTCTATGGTCGACTGCAGGAAGCCATCGCCACCTCGCCATTCTACAGCGAGGAGTTCAAGGCATACGAAGCGGCGCGGCTGACCAAGGACTACCTCGCTAGCCTGATCGACGCCGATCCGCACCATGTCATGGTCTTCATGCTCAAGGGCGAGGTGTCGGGCTTCATGATATCGGGCCCGGAACTGGGCACGCTCTGGCTCTATTGGAGCTACGTCTTCCCCGAAAAGCGCCGCTCGGCCCTCGGTATCACCGGCATGCGCGCCTTCATCAACCACTGGGACAATGGCCGCTTCCACAAGATTGCCACCTACACCAAGTCAGGCAACGACCCGGCCGCGGCCATCATGTTGCGCATGGGCTACAAGCACGTCGCCACGCTCGAGAAGCACATATTCGGCGAGGACTACCTGCTCTATGAGCGCCCGCTGAACAAAGTGGAGCCCGGCTATGACCGCGGCACCCAGGGCGGGCTCAGGCACAAGCTGGTACGGAAGCTCAAGCTGGCGTTTGTGAAGTAG